One window from the genome of Anopheles merus strain MAF chromosome 3R, AmerM5.1, whole genome shotgun sequence encodes:
- the LOC121596238 gene encoding la-related protein 7, with protein sequence MESLEKTNAGKDAEKDKAVAKAKGRHRSKHKFNSIRKQIEFYFSDANLTKDRYMGQLMRNGPFIPLEEFLKFNKIKALTTNVDEIANALKNSTLLELSDDRAKVRRKTEVVVKANSEECTIYVESLPPKADHDWVRNVFSSYGTVAYVSLPKFRNSGKIKEFGFVEFDEEASVQKALKAFQTFGGVLAYETTDPAKMASIKTYEPEKGTQHGEGSGETKAEQGAEMEKPIESSTGSMAEDDGNKREEDGDEPPAKRHKIDPTSDEDDDTQDDQQSDREANGQKVEPASEEEFQSDQEEPVGEQDNKDGTDQAKGDGQDVKQDTGKKKCRQRKGCSIIKKELQLDDKVYELKIMTKKEWRRLRNKYLNLQKEEAKKLKRLFHQTDKHPHHHHHHQRGGHPKTIASHPSGGIAIKSIKSSPRVNFYGAMPVEEDEEHGEQDGTGNHLLQPEAAEESAATAKRPLFSFEPGLIVSIKFREPCVDVKDFRAELKQYPYVKYIDLKEGDFEAFVRVDTPASAVALVKEYCSAEHSAQILSGEQEQQYWDKMMRDREDKLNKRVKTERIRGRTKLIRKINSHIKFDDDDE encoded by the exons ATGGAATCGCTGGAAAAGACAAATGCTGGGAAAGATGCCGAAAAGGATAAGGCTGTGGCGAAGGCAAAGGGACGCCACCGGAGCAAGCACAAGTTCAACTCGATTCGCAAGCAGATAGAATTTTACTTCTCCGACGCTAACCTGACCAAAGACCGTTACATGGGACAGCTGATGCGGAATGGGCCAT TCATTCCACTGGAAGAGTTTTTAAAGTTCAACAAAATCAAAGCCCTCACTACGAACGTCGACGAGATAGCGAATGCGTTGAAAAATTCCACCCTGCTGGAGCTTTCCGACGATCGGGCGAAGGTGCGCCGCAAGACGGAGGTTGTGGTGAAGGCCAACAGCGAAGAGTGTACGATCTACGTGGAAAGTTTGCCACCGAAAGCGGACCACGATTGGGTGCGGAATGTGTTTTCCAGCTACGGCACGGTGGCGTACGTATCGCTGCCCAAGTTTCGCAACTCGGGCAAAATCAAAGAGTTTGGCTTTGTGGAGTTCGACGAGGAGGCGAGTGTGCAGAAGGCGCTGAAAGCGTTCCAAACGTTTGGCGGTGTGCTGGCGTACGAAACGACGGATCCGGCCAAGATGGCAAGCATCAAGACGTACGAACCGGAAAAGGGAACGCAGCACGGTGAAGGCTCTGGCGAAACGAAAGCCGAACAGGGTGCTGAGATGGAGAAGCCGATAGAATCGTCCACCGGTTCGATGGCTGAAGACGATGGTAACAAGCGCGAGGAGGATGGTGACGAACCACCAGCAAAGAGACACAAAATCGACCCAACGAGTGACGAGGACGATGACACACAGGACGATCAGCAGTCGGATCGGGAAGCAAATGGACAGAAGGTTGAGCCAGCAAGCGAAGAAGAGTTCCAGTCGGATCAGGAAGAGCCCGTCGGAGAGCAGGATAACAAGGATGGGACGGACCAAGCAAAGGGCGATGGGCAGGATGTGAAACAGGACACTGGAAAGAAGAAATGCCGCCAAAGGAAGGGTTGCAGCATCATCAAGAAAGAGCTACAGCTGGACGATAAGGTTTACGAGCTCAAAATAATGACCAA GAAAGAATGGCGCCGGCTGAGAAACAAGTATCTCAACCTGCAAAAGGAAGAGGCAAAAAAGTTGAAGCGCTTGTTCCACCAGACGGACAAGCATcctcatcatcaccatcatcatcagcgggGTGGCCATCCGAAGACGATTGCTTCCCATCCGAGCGGTGGAATTGCGATCAAATCGATCAAATCCTCCCCGAGGGTAAATTTCTACGGCGCCATGCCGGttgaggaggacgaggagcaCGGCGAGCAGGACGGTACTGGCAACCACCTGCTTCAGCCGGAAGCGGCCGAGGAGagtgcggccacggcaaagcGGCCGCTCTTTTCGTTCGAGCCCGGTCTGATCGTGAGCATAAAGTTTCGCGAACCGTGCGTCGATGTGAAGGATTTCCGGGCCGAGCTGAAGCAGTACCCGTACGTGAAGTATATTGACCTGAAGGAGGGCGACTTCGAGGCGTTCGTGCGCGTCGATACGCCCGCGTCGGCCGTTGCGCTCGTGAAGGAGTACTGCTCGGCGGAGCACAGCGCGCAGATACTGAGCGgcgagcaggagcagcagtacTGGGACAAGATGATGCGCGACCGGGAGGACAAGCTGAACAAGCGCGTCAAGACGGAGCGCATTCGAGGGCGTACGAAGTTGATTCGTAAGATAAACAGTCACATTAAGttcgatgatgacgatgaatAA
- the LOC121596249 gene encoding alpha-tocopherol transfer protein-like isoform X2 codes for MLSDVEELPSVQLGDYVLRFELEDLTPFGKEVAKNELRETPEIRAAAIEELRTLLKDVEDLVVPLDNDDWMIRFLRPCKFYAKSACELIQRYYQFKVKHFDMYNELMPSKEANIFKQNILAVFPNRDQLGRRVLLLELGKTWKHKEVSLDEVFKGCVLFLEAAMLEPETQVHGAVVIFDMDGLTLQQAWQFTPPFAKRIVDWLQDAVPLRIKGIHIINQPKIFNMVFALFKPILREKLRNRIIFHGTDRESLYKHISKECLPAVYGGTVDAPRVQGEQWYELLLKCDNEYKEINNYGYIKQLEEQRNKKNKKK; via the exons ATGCTATCCGACGTAGAGGAGCTGCCCTCGGTGCAGCTGGGCGACTACGTGCTCCGGTTTGAGCTGGAGGATCTGACGCCCTTCGGCAAGGAGGTGGCCAAGAATGAGCTGCGCGAAACGCCCGAAATTCGTGCCGCCGCCATCGAGGAGCTGCGCACACTGCTCAAAG ATGTTGAAGACTTGGTAGTGCCGCTAGACAACGATGACTGGATGATCCGGTTCCTGCGTCCGTGCAAATTCTACGCCAAAAGTGCCTGTGAGCTG ATCCAGCGGTACTACCAGTTCAAGGTAAAACACTTCGACATGTACAACGAGCTGATGCCCTCGAAGGAGGCCAACATCTTCAAGCAAAACATTCTGGCCGTGTTCCCGAACCGGGATCAGCTCGGACggcgtgtgctgctgctggagctgggCAAAACCTGGAAGCACAAGGAAGTCTCCCTGGACGAGGTGTTCAAGGGCTGCGTCCTGTTCCTGGAGGCGGCTATGCTCGAGCCCGAAACGCAGGTGCACGGTGCGGTCGTAATCTTCGACATGGACGGGCTGACGCTCCAGCAGGCGTGGCAGTTTACGCCACCGTTTGCGAAGAGAATCGTAGACTGGCTGCAGGACGCGGTGCCGCTGCGCATCAAGGGCATACACATTATCAATCAGCCAAAGATCTTCAACATGGTGTTCGCACTGTTTAAGCCGATCTTGCGCGAGAAGCTGCGCAACCGTATCATCTTCCACGGCACCGATCGTGAGTCGCTGTACAAGCACATCTCGAAGGAGTGTCTGCCGGCGGTCTACGGCGGTACAGTGGACGCACCCCGGGTACAGGGCGAACAGTGGTACGAGCTGCTGCTCAAGTGCGACAACGAGTACAAGGAGATCAACAACTACGGCTACATCAAGCAGCTGGAGGAGCAGCGcaacaaaaagaacaagaagaaatgA
- the LOC121596249 gene encoding alpha-tocopherol transfer protein-like isoform X1 yields the protein MRVPTMLSDVEELPSVQLGDYVLRFELEDLTPFGKEVAKNELRETPEIRAAAIEELRTLLKDVEDLVVPLDNDDWMIRFLRPCKFYAKSACELIQRYYQFKVKHFDMYNELMPSKEANIFKQNILAVFPNRDQLGRRVLLLELGKTWKHKEVSLDEVFKGCVLFLEAAMLEPETQVHGAVVIFDMDGLTLQQAWQFTPPFAKRIVDWLQDAVPLRIKGIHIINQPKIFNMVFALFKPILREKLRNRIIFHGTDRESLYKHISKECLPAVYGGTVDAPRVQGEQWYELLLKCDNEYKEINNYGYIKQLEEQRNKKNKKK from the exons ATGA GGGTACCAACGATGCTATCCGACGTAGAGGAGCTGCCCTCGGTGCAGCTGGGCGACTACGTGCTCCGGTTTGAGCTGGAGGATCTGACGCCCTTCGGCAAGGAGGTGGCCAAGAATGAGCTGCGCGAAACGCCCGAAATTCGTGCCGCCGCCATCGAGGAGCTGCGCACACTGCTCAAAG ATGTTGAAGACTTGGTAGTGCCGCTAGACAACGATGACTGGATGATCCGGTTCCTGCGTCCGTGCAAATTCTACGCCAAAAGTGCCTGTGAGCTG ATCCAGCGGTACTACCAGTTCAAGGTAAAACACTTCGACATGTACAACGAGCTGATGCCCTCGAAGGAGGCCAACATCTTCAAGCAAAACATTCTGGCCGTGTTCCCGAACCGGGATCAGCTCGGACggcgtgtgctgctgctggagctgggCAAAACCTGGAAGCACAAGGAAGTCTCCCTGGACGAGGTGTTCAAGGGCTGCGTCCTGTTCCTGGAGGCGGCTATGCTCGAGCCCGAAACGCAGGTGCACGGTGCGGTCGTAATCTTCGACATGGACGGGCTGACGCTCCAGCAGGCGTGGCAGTTTACGCCACCGTTTGCGAAGAGAATCGTAGACTGGCTGCAGGACGCGGTGCCGCTGCGCATCAAGGGCATACACATTATCAATCAGCCAAAGATCTTCAACATGGTGTTCGCACTGTTTAAGCCGATCTTGCGCGAGAAGCTGCGCAACCGTATCATCTTCCACGGCACCGATCGTGAGTCGCTGTACAAGCACATCTCGAAGGAGTGTCTGCCGGCGGTCTACGGCGGTACAGTGGACGCACCCCGGGTACAGGGCGAACAGTGGTACGAGCTGCTGCTCAAGTGCGACAACGAGTACAAGGAGATCAACAACTACGGCTACATCAAGCAGCTGGAGGAGCAGCGcaacaaaaagaacaagaagaaatgA